A genomic region of Leptotrichia massiliensis contains the following coding sequences:
- a CDS encoding tetratricopeptide repeat protein — translation MTEKEKEVKENRIQDLLVKREEYVNNGEIEKEIIVLRELKVLFRRLYGEESDESVKVLTELGNVLKYVGKFEEAIRHLSKVEKIVLKNYGENTMAFVTCNANLAEVYRTMKKYEEVEEKYFKAIKTYKKNDFRNEYVFAGICNNLGLFFEETDRYKDSVKWQKKSLEILEDAENSQVQSAIIRSNMVNSYLKIGEKKLAENCMNVALEVLEKEVGENSNLYFNILHNLANVYFENKSYKKSVILLEKCEKLHKTIFGNENEMYQSILDKILIAKQKIAKNKMEQYVWKNQSVKKLKN, via the coding sequence ATGACTGAGAAAGAGAAGGAAGTAAAAGAGAATAGAATACAAGACTTGCTTGTAAAGAGGGAAGAATATGTGAATAATGGAGAAATTGAAAAGGAAATTATTGTTTTACGGGAATTGAAGGTGTTGTTTAGACGGCTGTATGGTGAGGAAAGTGATGAGAGCGTAAAAGTGTTGACTGAATTGGGGAATGTTTTAAAATATGTTGGGAAATTTGAGGAGGCAATAAGACATTTATCTAAAGTTGAAAAAATTGTGTTAAAAAATTATGGAGAAAATACTATGGCTTTTGTGACTTGTAATGCGAATCTGGCTGAAGTTTACAGAACTATGAAAAAGTATGAAGAGGTTGAGGAAAAATATTTTAAGGCGATAAAGACTTATAAAAAGAATGATTTTAGGAATGAATATGTATTTGCAGGAATATGTAATAATCTTGGACTTTTTTTTGAAGAAACGGATAGATATAAGGATTCGGTAAAATGGCAAAAAAAAAGTTTGGAAATATTGGAAGATGCGGAAAATAGTCAAGTACAAAGTGCGATTATTCGAAGCAATATGGTAAATTCCTATCTGAAAATTGGAGAAAAAAAGTTAGCAGAAAATTGTATGAATGTAGCTCTTGAAGTTCTAGAAAAAGAAGTAGGAGAAAATAGTAATTTGTATTTTAATATTTTACATAATTTGGCAAATGTTTATTTTGAAAACAAAAGTTATAAAAAATCAGTTATATTACTGGAAAAATGTGAAAAATTGCATAAAACCATTTTTGGAAATGAAAATGAAATGTATCAAAGTATTTTGGATAAAATTTTAATTGCAAAGCAGAAAATCGCTAAAAATAAAATGGAACAGTATGTATGGAAAAACCAGAGTGTAAAAAAATTGAAAAACTAA
- a CDS encoding prolyl oligopeptidase family serine peptidase, with product MRTKVLVFVGLLLVSVLGISSEVFLSNRSPFYNYLIHAKVFDYGQNIVSIEIDTKGQGKNIQNKQIEKDTFKVFAKGTLPKDAGIVLDDKTKSSGTFEVEREIENIYVNDKGNIVINLKYGKDVAGANTLSYVTGDVSRNVLMDLEYRVEQKKEIKGYKAGFYRQGKIVDEEADKFVAAKSKSGMNYRYFKPVNKDDGKKHPLIIWFHGNGEGGYKDYRNNVSQKLANRGAVAFVEDKTQKIFGGAYVVAPQVDGTWYNNYSKGYIKSVKAMIDEFASENNVDKNRIYVFGASAGGYMSFRMMIEYPNYFAAFSTSAAAVDKAATSGVVATTTQDLMKIRNKPLWMIHAQNDPTISYENTSKRVYDVLSKYGAILSSYPNVKIGETEYNGHWSWIYSLRNMPVNNKGEHLFEWMAKQRLKK from the coding sequence ATGAGAACGAAGGTATTGGTGTTTGTAGGTTTGCTTTTGGTAAGTGTATTGGGAATTTCTAGTGAAGTATTCTTAAGTAATCGTTCCCCATTTTATAATTATTTGATACATGCAAAAGTATTTGATTATGGGCAAAATATTGTTTCTATTGAGATTGATACAAAAGGGCAAGGGAAAAATATTCAAAATAAGCAAATTGAAAAAGATACATTTAAAGTTTTTGCTAAAGGAACTTTGCCAAAAGACGCTGGAATTGTGCTAGACGATAAGACTAAATCCTCGGGGACATTTGAAGTTGAGAGGGAAATTGAGAATATTTATGTGAATGACAAGGGAAATATTGTTATTAACTTGAAATATGGGAAAGATGTGGCTGGAGCAAACACTTTGAGTTATGTTACTGGGGATGTTTCTCGAAATGTATTGATGGACTTGGAGTATAGGGTGGAGCAAAAAAAGGAAATAAAGGGTTATAAAGCAGGATTTTATAGACAAGGGAAAATTGTTGATGAGGAAGCTGATAAGTTTGTAGCAGCGAAGTCTAAAAGTGGAATGAATTATCGATATTTTAAACCTGTTAATAAAGATGATGGGAAGAAACATCCGCTTATAATATGGTTTCATGGGAATGGTGAAGGCGGATACAAGGATTATCGGAATAATGTTTCACAAAAATTGGCAAATCGTGGGGCAGTGGCTTTTGTAGAAGATAAAACACAAAAGATATTTGGCGGAGCTTATGTTGTGGCACCGCAAGTTGACGGTACTTGGTACAATAATTATAGTAAAGGGTACATAAAATCAGTGAAGGCTATGATTGATGAATTTGCTTCTGAAAATAATGTTGATAAAAATAGAATTTATGTTTTTGGAGCTTCTGCTGGTGGATATATGTCGTTTAGAATGATGATTGAATATCCAAATTATTTTGCGGCATTTAGTACAAGTGCAGCTGCTGTTGATAAAGCGGCTACTTCTGGCGTAGTTGCAACTACTACACAGGATTTGATGAAAATAAGAAATAAACCGCTTTGGATGATTCACGCACAAAATGATCCGACTATTTCCTACGAAAATACAAGTAAAAGAGTTTATGATGTTCTTTCAAAATATGGAGCAATACTTTCCTCTTATCCAAATGTAAAAATTGGTGAAACTGAGTACAATGGACACTGGAGCTGGATTTATAGTCTTAGAAATATGCCTGTGAATAATAAAGGGGAACATTTGTTTGAGTGGATGGCAAAGCAACGTTTGAAAAAATAA
- a CDS encoding ABC-ATPase domain-containing protein: MRIERYVAAGKGVFTEMKNYKELEKILFSMDGKSYLAYKSLKGEYKFEKYILAIDHVQSDPYAPPSKMRVIMDRKICGIPYELTDTKDKNIAVSDFLTRNFYREIQKSGNDSTGTGGSGRIFIDRCRQEILERTSVLIKGDKVEVRFEMGMPARGRRIMGKAAQKIIFEQLPEIVEKSIIYDNLNKKALNEQVILVLDQEYARKMLKEKGLVAFVANDSVLPRESGVSDRPMKNAVKFKSPEKFEITLKLPSGKEISGMGIPKGITLIVGGGYHGKSTLLAALERGVYNHIAQDGREFIISESDAVKIRAEDGRNVEKVNISGFINNLPQNKDTRAFSTENASGSTSQAANVAEALEYGTSLLLIDEDTSATNFMIRDGRMQKLVVKEKEPITPFIDRVKELYDNFGVSTILIVGGSGDYFDVANHVIMMDEYVPKDVTEKAKEIAKLDENKREFSSNDKFQGITQRIPLKKSFSQSGKLDKTRAKGKYSILYGKELIDISGLEQLVDDSQTNCIAVMIDYFKNKVLDEKLTLLQAADRIYERIEKEGLDSISSYTGHPGNLALPRKQEFCAAVNRYRKLKIK; encoded by the coding sequence ATGAGAATAGAAAGATATGTGGCGGCTGGGAAAGGAGTGTTTACAGAAATGAAAAATTATAAAGAATTAGAAAAAATATTATTTTCAATGGATGGAAAAAGTTATTTGGCGTATAAGTCACTTAAAGGGGAATATAAATTTGAAAAGTATATTCTTGCGATTGATCATGTGCAGTCAGATCCTTATGCTCCGCCTTCAAAAATGAGAGTTATAATGGATAGAAAAATTTGTGGGATTCCTTATGAGCTCACGGATACGAAGGATAAGAATATTGCAGTTTCGGATTTTCTTACGAGAAATTTTTATAGGGAAATTCAGAAAAGTGGGAATGACAGTACAGGAACTGGGGGAAGTGGAAGAATTTTTATTGACAGGTGCAGACAGGAAATTTTGGAAAGAACTTCAGTTCTGATAAAGGGAGATAAAGTTGAAGTGAGGTTTGAAATGGGTATGCCTGCGAGAGGCAGACGGATAATGGGAAAAGCTGCACAGAAAATTATTTTTGAGCAGCTGCCTGAAATTGTGGAAAAATCCATTATTTATGATAATTTGAATAAAAAAGCGTTAAATGAGCAGGTAATTCTAGTGCTGGATCAGGAATATGCGAGAAAAATGTTGAAGGAAAAAGGGCTTGTTGCATTTGTGGCTAATGATTCTGTGCTTCCACGTGAAAGTGGAGTTTCGGATAGACCTATGAAAAATGCAGTTAAGTTTAAAAGTCCAGAAAAATTTGAGATTACATTAAAACTTCCAAGTGGGAAAGAAATAAGCGGAATGGGAATTCCAAAAGGAATTACGCTAATTGTGGGTGGAGGTTACCACGGAAAATCCACGTTGCTTGCAGCACTTGAAAGAGGGGTTTACAATCACATTGCTCAAGATGGGCGTGAATTTATAATTTCTGAATCGGATGCGGTAAAAATACGTGCGGAAGATGGAAGAAATGTGGAAAAGGTGAATATAAGCGGATTTATCAATAACTTGCCACAAAATAAGGATACAAGGGCTTTTTCAACTGAAAATGCGAGCGGAAGCACGTCGCAAGCGGCAAATGTGGCAGAAGCACTGGAATATGGGACTTCTTTACTTCTAATAGATGAGGATACTTCGGCTACTAATTTTATGATTCGTGACGGAAGAATGCAAAAACTTGTGGTAAAGGAGAAAGAGCCGATAACACCGTTTATTGACAGGGTAAAGGAACTTTATGACAATTTTGGAGTTTCTACGATATTGATTGTCGGTGGTTCTGGAGATTATTTTGATGTGGCAAATCACGTTATAATGATGGATGAATATGTGCCAAAAGATGTAACGGAAAAGGCGAAGGAAATTGCAAAATTGGATGAAAACAAGAGAGAATTTTCTTCAAATGATAAATTTCAAGGAATTACACAGCGTATTCCACTTAAAAAAAGTTTTTCGCAGTCAGGAAAACTGGATAAAACAAGAGCCAAAGGGAAATACAGCATTCTATATGGAAAAGAATTAATTGATATTTCAGGGCTGGAGCAGCTTGTGGATGACAGCCAGACAAACTGCATTGCCGTAATGATTGACTATTTTAAAAATAAGGTGCTGGATGAAAAACTGACACTTTTGCAAGCGGCTGACAGGATTTATGAAAGAATTGAAAAAGAAGGGCTTGATTCAATTTCTTCGTACACAGGGCATCCAGGAAATTTGGCATTACCGAGAAAGCAAGAATTTTGTGCGGCGGTGAATAGGTATAGGAAATTAAAGATAAAATAG